From a region of the Zingiber officinale cultivar Zhangliang chromosome 10B, Zo_v1.1, whole genome shotgun sequence genome:
- the LOC122029638 gene encoding sterol carrier protein 2-like — translation MDSSLKSADLLGQMKLHLSTDAGKEITKKIGLVYQLNIAPKKIGVDEEIFVVDLKEGKVTKGPYEGKPDATFSFTDKDFLSIATGKMNPQMAFIRGAMKIKGSISAAQKFTPEIFPKPSKL, via the exons ATGGATAGCTCGCTCAAATCCGCTGACCTTCTCGGCCAGATGAAGCTCCACCTCTCCACCGATGCCGGCAAGGAAATCACTAAGAAGATCGGTCTTGTCTATCAGCTCAACATCGCACCAAAG AAGATTGGGGTGGATGAGGAGATCTTCGTCGTCGATCTCAAGGAAGGAAAAGTTACCAAAG GCCCCTACGAGGGGAAACCAGATGCTACCTTTTCGTTCACGGATAAGGATTTCCTCTCTATTGCAACAGGGAAGATGAACCCTCAAATGGCATTTATAAG GGGAGCTATGAAGATCAAGGGCAGTATAAGTGCAGCCCAGAAGTTCACGCCAGAAATCTTCCCAAAGCCTTCGAAACTTTGA